The following proteins are co-located in the Rheinheimera salexigens genome:
- the mnmC gene encoding bifunctional tRNA (5-methylaminomethyl-2-thiouridine)(34)-methyltransferase MnmD/FAD-dependent 5-carboxymethylaminomethyl-2-thiouridine(34) oxidoreductase MnmC has product MSQLTHAKVHFTAQGIPYAEAFADVYFSDAGGLAETDYVFLQQNGLPQRWHTHTADTFHIVETGFGTGANFLVTWQRFCQFKQQHPDAQCQRLYFSSIEKYPLTLADLQQALQVHADQPELQPLIQQLLQQYPLGVSGCHRLVFDHGRVIVDLWLGDVSEVLPNLTPADAIYLDGFAPSKNPEMWQPKLFTDLAKISHANTSIATFTAAGMVKRGLQQAGFSVKKVQGFGRKREMLTATAPSVTSDNNNCFNTPSVETAHATKANAHKEVTIIGGGIASLCTALALQQRNINVHLICADNDVAMQASQNRQGAIYPSLHAQVTENSQLQVQAFLYARQFYQRWQQRGLDFKLDFCGMIHLGTTPQLQYRQSKIVTLWPEQLVSAVDAQQATAIAGLALQHSGIYYPLAGWLNPKQFCQAALAYLQQQSNFRFSNNTQVLNMQRQTDNWLISAASKTFTSDYIVLAAGSQLAKFATTHALPIITTRGQVSHVSQPKMAGLKTVLCHKGYITPAWQGLHSIGATFDRQSTTAFISSNDDAENMQQVAEQLDSPEWLSGAKVHSACAAFRAGLPDQSPIAAEIEPAFFALGGFGARGIMYAPMLAELIACQICTEPLPLTQLQRHNLSAARFKPKNK; this is encoded by the coding sequence ATGTCGCAGCTTACCCATGCCAAAGTACACTTTACAGCACAAGGCATCCCTTATGCTGAAGCCTTTGCAGATGTTTATTTTTCAGATGCAGGGGGTTTAGCTGAAACAGATTATGTTTTTTTACAGCAAAATGGTTTACCGCAACGTTGGCACACCCACACTGCTGACACTTTTCATATTGTAGAAACCGGTTTTGGAACTGGCGCCAATTTTTTAGTAACCTGGCAGCGTTTTTGTCAATTTAAACAACAACACCCTGACGCTCAGTGCCAACGCTTATACTTTAGCAGTATTGAGAAATATCCGCTAACCCTCGCCGATTTACAGCAAGCACTGCAAGTGCATGCGGATCAACCTGAATTACAGCCGTTAATACAGCAGCTGTTACAGCAATATCCATTGGGCGTCTCAGGCTGTCACCGTTTAGTGTTTGACCATGGCAGGGTTATTGTTGATTTATGGTTGGGCGATGTTAGTGAAGTGTTGCCGAACTTAACGCCTGCTGATGCCATTTATCTCGATGGCTTTGCGCCCAGTAAAAACCCAGAAATGTGGCAGCCTAAATTATTTACCGACTTAGCAAAAATTAGTCACGCCAATACTAGCATCGCGACGTTTACTGCCGCAGGCATGGTCAAGCGGGGCCTTCAGCAGGCAGGTTTTAGTGTAAAGAAAGTGCAAGGCTTTGGCCGCAAGCGTGAAATGCTAACCGCGACGGCACCTTCTGTCACCAGCGACAATAATAATTGCTTTAATACGCCTAGCGTTGAAACAGCTCATGCAACTAAAGCTAATGCACACAAAGAAGTAACTATTATTGGTGGTGGCATTGCTTCGCTTTGCACCGCCCTAGCCCTGCAACAACGCAATATTAACGTCCACTTAATTTGTGCAGATAACGACGTCGCCATGCAAGCATCGCAAAATCGTCAAGGCGCAATTTATCCAAGTTTACATGCCCAAGTTACTGAAAATAGTCAGCTACAAGTACAAGCTTTTTTATATGCACGCCAATTTTATCAGCGCTGGCAACAACGTGGGTTAGATTTTAAACTGGATTTTTGTGGCATGATCCATCTAGGCACCACACCTCAGTTACAGTATCGCCAATCAAAGATAGTAACATTATGGCCCGAGCAACTTGTTAGCGCGGTCGATGCCCAACAAGCGACAGCTATAGCAGGCTTAGCATTGCAACACTCTGGTATTTATTATCCGTTAGCCGGTTGGTTAAACCCCAAACAGTTTTGCCAAGCTGCACTGGCTTATTTACAACAGCAGTCTAATTTTCGTTTTAGTAATAATACTCAAGTACTGAACATGCAGCGCCAAACCGACAACTGGCTAATTAGCGCTGCAAGCAAAACTTTCACTAGCGACTATATCGTGCTGGCTGCAGGCAGCCAATTAGCAAAGTTTGCCACCACCCATGCCCTACCCATTATTACGACTCGCGGCCAAGTTAGCCATGTTAGCCAGCCAAAAATGGCAGGTTTAAAAACAGTGCTTTGCCACAAAGGTTATATAACACCGGCATGGCAAGGTTTACACTCTATAGGCGCAACCTTTGATCGCCAATCAACTACTGCTTTTATTAGTAGCAATGATGATGCTGAAAATATGCAACAAGTTGCTGAGCAACTTGACTCTCCAGAGTGGCTTAGTGGAGCAAAAGTACATAGCGCCTGTGCCGCATTTCGCGCAGGCTTACCAGATCAGTCGCCTATTGCTGCTGAGATTGAGCCGGCCTTTTTTGCCTTAGGCGGCTTTGGTGCCCGAGGCATTATGTATGCCCCTATGTTGGCTGAGTTAATTGCTTGCCAAATTTGTACAGAACCTCTACCGTTAACTCAATTGCAACGCCATAATCTGTCGGCGGCTAGATTTAAACCTAAGAATAAATAA
- a CDS encoding response regulator codes for MTTNKHILIAEDDDFLRLLLQTQCEELGLSVDTVENGELLITAALSYQYDIIITDIQMPICDGIQAMQLLRQLGYDRPIYAMSADAVTEDGFNKVLTKPINNQQLADALLQASAVQRIPLVIDDALTRLFYENLRQQSVEFNLALAERNQTLMRQICHKVKGGAASFGHTELANTADQLQTQLQQSTLDADLLSVCQHFSLLLHQCGVTNAAS; via the coding sequence ATGACAACAAATAAGCACATTCTAATCGCTGAAGACGATGATTTTTTACGATTATTATTACAAACGCAATGCGAAGAATTAGGCTTAAGTGTAGACACCGTTGAAAATGGTGAATTACTCATTACAGCAGCCTTAAGCTATCAATACGATATTATTATTACCGATATTCAAATGCCAATTTGTGATGGTATCCAAGCCATGCAATTACTGAGACAGCTGGGCTATGATCGGCCTATTTATGCTATGTCTGCCGATGCCGTCACAGAAGATGGTTTCAATAAAGTGTTAACTAAACCGATTAATAATCAACAATTGGCCGACGCGTTATTACAAGCTTCTGCTGTACAACGTATTCCGTTAGTAATAGATGATGCCTTAACAAGGCTGTTTTATGAAAATTTACGCCAACAAAGTGTCGAGTTTAATCTGGCTTTAGCCGAACGCAACCAAACCCTAATGCGGCAAATTTGCCATAAGGTAAAAGGCGGAGCAGCAAGTTTTGGCCATACCGAATTGGCCAACACAGCCGATCAGTTACAAACTCAATTGCAGCAATCAACTCTTGATGCTGATCTGTTATCAGTATGCCAGCACTTTAGTCTGTTATTACACCAGTGTGGAGTAACGAATGCAGCAAGCTAA